A DNA window from Pseudoalteromonas spongiae UST010723-006 contains the following coding sequences:
- a CDS encoding FKBP-type peptidyl-prolyl cis-trans isomerase: protein MKIAQQKVVKLHYSVMDKDNNAIDSSFDNEPLEFIIGSGFLIPGLENALIDKQAGDTFTVEVAAKDGYGERHDGLMQAVPKSMFDGMDIEVGMQFRATTDDGEQTVVIIDIQEDDVIVDGNHPLSGIDLTFDVEVLEVRDATEEELAHGHVHGEGGCGSHHDHKHDENGGCC, encoded by the coding sequence ATGAAAATTGCACAGCAAAAAGTAGTAAAGCTTCATTACTCAGTAATGGACAAAGACAACAATGCCATCGACAGCTCATTTGATAACGAGCCACTAGAATTCATCATTGGTTCGGGTTTTTTAATTCCAGGTCTTGAAAATGCGCTTATTGATAAACAAGCTGGCGATACCTTTACTGTAGAAGTTGCAGCAAAAGATGGCTATGGCGAGCGTCACGACGGTTTGATGCAAGCAGTACCTAAGTCAATGTTTGACGGTATGGATATTGAAGTAGGCATGCAATTTCGCGCAACGACCGATGACGGTGAGCAAACTGTTGTAATTATCGATATTCAAGAAGACGATGTGATTGTTGATGGCAACCACCCGCTTTCTGGTATTGATTTAACATTTGATGTTGAAGTACTTGAAGTACGTGACGCGACAGAAGAAGAATTGGCACATGGCCATGTTCATGGTGAAGGAGGCTGTGGTTCACACCACGATCACAAACATGATGAAAATGGCGGCTGTTGTTAA
- the era gene encoding GTPase Era has product MTLDKDLLDAPIDTHCGMIAIVGRPNVGKSTLLNRLVEQKVSITSRKPQTTRHRIMGIHTEGKYQAVYVDTPGLHSEEKRAINRLMNRAASSSIGDVELIIFVVEGTRWTDDDEMVLTKVMGSGVPVILAINKEDNVKEKEELLPHLQWLATKGNFLDMIPISAKHGKRVEQIKQHVHNTLPQCEFYFPEDYVTDRSMRFLAAEVIREKLMRFMGDELPYSVTVEIEQFKWMDNGVWQINGLILVERQTQKRMVIGNKGEKLKVIGREARKDLEDMLDNKVFLELWVKVKSGWADDERALRSLGYGED; this is encoded by the coding sequence ATGACGCTTGATAAAGACCTGTTAGATGCGCCAATTGATACTCACTGTGGCATGATTGCCATTGTGGGCCGCCCAAATGTGGGTAAATCAACGCTGTTAAACCGTTTGGTTGAGCAAAAAGTGAGTATTACTTCACGTAAGCCGCAAACTACGCGTCACCGCATTATGGGTATTCATACTGAAGGCAAATACCAAGCCGTGTATGTTGATACTCCAGGTCTTCACAGCGAAGAAAAACGCGCAATTAACCGTTTAATGAACCGCGCTGCATCCAGCTCAATTGGTGACGTGGAACTGATTATCTTTGTGGTTGAAGGTACCCGTTGGACAGATGACGATGAGATGGTACTTACTAAGGTAATGGGCAGTGGCGTGCCTGTGATTCTTGCAATCAACAAAGAAGATAACGTTAAGGAAAAAGAAGAGTTACTACCACATTTGCAGTGGTTAGCAACGAAAGGTAATTTCCTTGATATGATCCCAATTTCAGCAAAGCATGGCAAACGCGTTGAGCAAATCAAACAGCACGTTCATAACACTTTGCCTCAATGTGAATTTTACTTCCCTGAAGATTACGTAACCGATCGCTCAATGCGCTTTTTAGCGGCAGAAGTGATTCGCGAAAAATTAATGCGCTTTATGGGGGACGAGCTACCGTATTCCGTGACTGTTGAAATTGAACAGTTTAAATGGATGGATAACGGCGTTTGGCAAATTAATGGCTTAATTTTGGTTGAGCGCCAAACACAAAAACGCATGGTGATTGGTAATAAAGGCGAAAAGCTTAAAGTAATCGGCCGCGAAGCACGTAAAGATCTTGAAGATATGCTTGATAATAAAGTGTTCTTAGAACTTTGGGTAAAAGTGAAATCAGGTTGGGCTGATGATGAACGCGCACTTCGCAGCTTAGGCTATGGTGAAGACTAA
- the lepB gene encoding signal peptidase I produces MAGYFSIFLVLLTLGSGLIWLIDHLVYAPKRKERIAVAQGASGVPLTEDVIEQIAPQHSIAETAQSIFPMVAAITIFRSFLYEPFQIPSGSMMPTLLKGDFILVEKYSYGVKDPVWRSQLMDVGTPERGDPFVFKYPEDDKIDFIKRVVGLPGDTIIYRNKEIYIKPKCDAGQSDSQGLTCGQFNKMERELVNQGEFMLAGVPQIRATEQLSGLTHDILINPAMPELSGRYYQQAGTAQDEWRVPEGHYFAMGDNRDNSQDSRVWGFVPKENLVGKAVFIWMSFTFSEDEDSLLPSWVPTGVRFERLGKIQ; encoded by the coding sequence ATGGCGGGTTATTTTTCAATATTTTTAGTATTGTTGACCTTAGGTTCGGGCCTAATTTGGTTAATCGATCACTTAGTTTACGCACCTAAGCGTAAAGAGCGTATTGCCGTGGCGCAAGGCGCAAGTGGTGTGCCGTTAACCGAAGATGTGATCGAGCAGATTGCACCGCAGCATTCAATTGCTGAAACAGCGCAGTCGATTTTTCCTATGGTTGCCGCCATTACAATTTTCCGTTCGTTTTTGTATGAACCGTTTCAAATTCCATCGGGCTCAATGATGCCAACCTTATTAAAAGGTGATTTCATTCTAGTGGAAAAATACTCTTATGGTGTAAAAGACCCAGTTTGGCGCTCGCAACTAATGGATGTTGGCACGCCAGAGCGTGGTGACCCGTTTGTATTTAAATACCCAGAAGACGATAAAATTGATTTTATTAAACGTGTCGTGGGTTTACCGGGCGATACTATTATTTATCGCAATAAAGAAATTTACATTAAACCTAAATGTGATGCAGGGCAAAGTGATAGCCAAGGCTTAACTTGTGGTCAGTTTAATAAAATGGAACGTGAACTGGTGAATCAAGGTGAGTTTATGCTCGCTGGTGTGCCACAAATTCGCGCAACAGAACAGCTTTCAGGTTTAACACACGATATTTTAATTAACCCAGCAATGCCTGAATTATCAGGTCGCTATTATCAGCAAGCGGGTACGGCGCAAGATGAATGGCGCGTACCAGAAGGCCATTATTTTGCAATGGGTGATAACCGCGATAACAGCCAAGATAGCCGTGTTTGGGGTTTTGTACCAAAAGAAAATTTAGTAGGTAAAGCAGTATTTATTTGGATGAGCTTTACTTTTTCAGAAGACGAAGACAGTTTATTACCGTCTTGGGTGCCAACTGGTGTGCGCTTTGAACGCCTTGGCAAAATTCAATAA
- a CDS encoding succinate dehydrogenase assembly factor 2, with protein MSNLDSKAKLRWACRRGMLELDVLLRPFVDEAYDALTDNDKAIFQRLLAADDPDLFAWFMGHEKCEDAELDYMVKTILNRVRV; from the coding sequence ATGAGCAATTTAGATAGCAAGGCTAAATTACGTTGGGCGTGTCGACGCGGTATGTTGGAACTTGATGTGTTGCTAAGACCATTTGTTGATGAAGCTTACGACGCATTAACAGATAATGACAAAGCAATTTTTCAACGTTTACTAGCAGCCGATGACCCTGATTTATTTGCTTGGTTTATGGGGCATGAAAAATGTGAAGACGCTGAGCTAGATTACATGGTTAAAACGATTTTAAATCGTGTCCGCGTATAG
- the ygfZ gene encoding tRNA-modifying protein YgfZ, with protein sequence MIVASRISEKIIQISGQDRKSYLHGQVTQDLNLLNDTTFLWSGHCNAKGKLWSVHKLIAANDAYLMLASDIEAEQSFTELKKYGVFSKVEFAVSEQLISLGVTAQTTSEIESALAISFTSHNLVQFELGYALKLAEGLVQLVIETEKLAELEGKITLTNNENAWLAANIKAGLPRLNAETLDEFVPQMVNLQAIGGISFNKGCYTGQETVARMKYLGKNKRAMYSLFAAEQNIETASDVEVQLGENWRRAGKIINTAVTDEGTYIQAVLPNDTSEQAQLRVKDLEESRLSVSALPYTLED encoded by the coding sequence ATGATAGTCGCTTCTCGCATTTCAGAAAAAATCATTCAAATTAGCGGACAAGACCGCAAGTCTTACCTGCACGGACAAGTTACACAAGATCTTAATTTATTAAACGACACGACCTTTTTATGGTCAGGGCATTGCAATGCAAAAGGTAAACTTTGGTCAGTACATAAGCTAATTGCGGCAAACGACGCTTACTTGATGTTAGCAAGTGACATTGAAGCAGAGCAAAGCTTTACCGAGCTAAAAAAATACGGTGTTTTTTCAAAAGTAGAATTTGCCGTAAGCGAGCAGCTAATTAGCCTTGGTGTAACAGCGCAAACCACTAGTGAAATTGAGTCTGCATTGGCGATTTCATTTACCAGCCACAATTTAGTGCAATTTGAATTAGGTTATGCGCTAAAGCTAGCCGAAGGCTTAGTGCAACTTGTTATTGAAACAGAAAAACTGGCTGAACTTGAAGGCAAAATTACACTTACAAATAATGAAAATGCATGGCTTGCAGCTAATATTAAAGCCGGATTGCCGCGCCTAAATGCTGAAACACTCGATGAGTTTGTTCCGCAGATGGTCAATCTACAAGCGATTGGTGGAATTAGTTTTAATAAAGGCTGTTATACAGGCCAAGAAACGGTCGCGCGCATGAAATACCTAGGCAAAAACAAGCGTGCAATGTACAGCTTATTTGCCGCCGAACAAAACATTGAAACAGCAAGCGACGTTGAAGTTCAGCTTGGTGAAAACTGGCGTAGAGCCGGTAAAATAATTAACACAGCGGTTACCGATGAAGGCACATATATTCAAGCGGTACTGCCAAACGACACATCTGAGCAAGCTCAGTTGCGCGTTAAAGATCTTGAAGAGTCACGCCTTAGCGTGAGTGCTCTTCCTTACACACTTGAAGATTAG
- the rnc gene encoding ribonuclease III, protein MTKDVNLLFKKIGYSFNDVRLLEQAMTHRSYRGAHNERLEFLGDSILSFVIADALYHQFPKAREGDLSRMRSTLVRGQTLAEFGVEFELGDFLRLGPGELKSGGYRRESTLADAVEAIIGAVFLDSDIETCRELVLNWYQTRLQAITPGHNQKDPKTLLQEYLQARKIPLPSYNVIDTKGQAHNQVFTVECLIENKPQVVAKGSSRRKAEQKAAELALKMIKDDA, encoded by the coding sequence ATGACTAAAGACGTAAACTTATTATTTAAGAAGATAGGTTACAGCTTTAACGACGTTCGCTTGCTAGAGCAAGCAATGACCCATAGAAGTTACCGAGGTGCTCACAATGAGCGCCTTGAGTTTTTAGGTGACTCGATTTTGAGCTTCGTTATAGCTGATGCTTTGTATCATCAATTTCCAAAAGCCCGTGAAGGCGATTTAAGCCGTATGCGCTCTACGCTAGTACGCGGTCAAACATTGGCGGAATTTGGTGTGGAATTTGAACTTGGCGATTTTCTTCGCCTTGGTCCGGGTGAGCTGAAAAGCGGTGGTTATCGCCGTGAATCAACGCTTGCTGATGCCGTTGAAGCAATTATAGGTGCTGTATTTTTAGATTCAGACATTGAAACATGTCGTGAATTAGTACTTAACTGGTATCAAACGCGTTTACAAGCAATTACCCCAGGGCACAATCAAAAAGACCCAAAAACCTTGCTACAAGAGTATCTGCAAGCCCGCAAGATCCCTCTGCCTAGCTATAATGTAATTGATACTAAAGGCCAAGCGCACAATCAAGTATTTACGGTTGAGTGCTTAATTGAGAATAAACCTCAAGTAGTAGCTAAAGGAAGTTCGCGTCGTAAAGCAGAACAAAAAGCAGCTGAGCTTGCATTGAAGATGATTAAAGATGACGCTTGA
- the rpoE gene encoding RNA polymerase sigma factor RpoE, giving the protein MSEQDLDLALVRKVQQGDKNAFNVLVKKYQNKVANLIGRYVSNHGDVADIAQEAFIKAYRALPGFRGDSAFYTWLYRIAVNCAKNHLVSQGRRPPANDVDADDAEFYDGADALRSNSTPENLLLSDEIKQVIFRTIDGLPDDLKTAITLRELEGLSYEDIAMIMDCPVGTVRSRIFRAREAIDNRLNPILNNA; this is encoded by the coding sequence ATGAGCGAGCAGGATTTGGATTTAGCGCTAGTAAGAAAAGTTCAGCAGGGTGATAAAAACGCATTCAATGTGTTAGTTAAAAAATATCAGAACAAAGTTGCGAACTTAATTGGACGTTACGTCTCTAACCATGGAGATGTTGCTGATATTGCACAAGAAGCGTTTATTAAAGCATACAGAGCGTTACCGGGTTTTCGCGGTGACAGTGCTTTTTACACTTGGCTTTATCGTATAGCTGTTAACTGTGCTAAGAATCATTTAGTTTCACAAGGTCGCCGTCCGCCAGCCAACGATGTTGATGCGGATGATGCAGAATTTTATGATGGCGCTGATGCACTGAGAAGTAATTCAACACCAGAAAACTTGTTGCTAAGCGATGAAATAAAGCAGGTAATTTTTAGGACCATTGACGGCTTACCGGATGATCTTAAAACGGCAATTACATTACGCGAATTAGAGGGGTTAAGTTACGAAGACATTGCCATGATAATGGACTGTCCTGTCGGGACAGTGAGATCGCGGATATTCCGTGCTCGCGAGGCAATCGATAATCGACTTAATCCAATTTTAAATAATGCATAG
- a CDS encoding sigma-E factor negative regulatory protein: MTNLNEKRKEQISALFDNEHSLESRHLGDELEHAASRYSLIGDVMRGEGKELIQIDIADQVALALEQEETYSQVPEAPSVTEQVAAVNQQSTVAISNWKKPFAQMAIAASVAAVAVIGVQSVPQDADIISPEPQLQNLETMPFGGTATPVSYSTEPALETAQKGLRELEEKRLGALLLEHQRQSRIAQAEKAKEDELENNQ; this comes from the coding sequence ATGACTAATTTGAATGAGAAACGAAAAGAACAAATATCGGCATTGTTTGATAACGAACACAGCCTCGAAAGCCGACATTTGGGGGATGAGTTAGAGCACGCTGCATCGCGTTATTCACTGATTGGTGATGTAATGCGTGGCGAAGGCAAAGAACTTATCCAAATCGATATCGCAGATCAAGTTGCACTGGCATTAGAACAAGAAGAAACCTACAGCCAAGTGCCAGAAGCGCCAAGCGTTACTGAGCAAGTTGCTGCGGTAAATCAACAAAGCACAGTCGCAATCTCAAATTGGAAAAAACCGTTTGCCCAAATGGCAATTGCAGCAAGTGTTGCTGCTGTTGCGGTAATTGGCGTGCAATCTGTTCCCCAGGATGCAGATATCATTAGCCCTGAGCCACAACTGCAAAATTTAGAAACCATGCCTTTTGGTGGTACTGCAACGCCAGTAAGTTATTCAACTGAACCTGCGCTTGAAACCGCTCAAAAAGGACTGCGCGAGCTTGAAGAAAAACGTCTAGGTGCGCTGTTATTAGAGCACCAAAGACAATCGCGTATTGCTCAAGCTGAAAAAGCGAAAGAAGACGAGTTGGAGAACAATCAGTAG
- the nadB gene encoding L-aspartate oxidase, producing the protein MTNTPQLTTDVVIVGSGAAGLTLALTLANHCHVTVLSKGPLTEGSTMYAQGGIAAVFDKEDSVESHVEDTLAAGGGLCDRDAVHYTASNAKTCMKWLIEQGVPFDMDKNALGKERYHLTREGGHSHRRILHAADATGKAVQTTLIDRVKEHENILLLERYNAIDLITDEKLNNTGKRCHGLYVWNRITEQVEIISARFIALATGGASKVYLYTSNPDVSSGDGIAMAWRAGCRVANMEFNQFHPTSLYHPELQNFLITEAMRGEGAYLKRPDGSRFMPDFDERAELAPRDVVARAIDYEMKRLGANCVYLDISHKDKNFIIDHFPTIYAKCLSVGLDITKEAIPVVPAAHYTCGGVMTDFNGKTDLDNLYAIGEVAYTGLHGANRMASNSLLECIVFAQAAAKDIMAKLNSEHSAPSIPNWDESRVTNSDEEIVITHNWHELRLFMWDYVGIVRTTKRLERALRRIELLQQEIDEYYTNFRVSNNLLELRNLVQVSELIIRSALERKESRGLHYTLDYPNQTENPTPTVLHKNAST; encoded by the coding sequence ATGACAAATACACCACAGTTAACAACCGATGTTGTCATCGTAGGAAGTGGTGCTGCTGGACTAACCTTAGCGCTTACCTTAGCAAATCACTGTCACGTCACCGTATTAAGTAAAGGGCCATTAACTGAAGGCTCAACCATGTATGCCCAAGGTGGCATCGCCGCAGTTTTTGATAAAGAAGACAGTGTTGAATCGCACGTTGAAGACACCCTCGCAGCGGGCGGTGGACTATGTGATCGCGACGCCGTTCATTACACTGCAAGCAACGCTAAAACATGCATGAAGTGGCTAATAGAACAAGGCGTACCATTTGATATGGATAAAAACGCCCTTGGCAAAGAACGCTACCATTTAACCCGCGAAGGCGGTCATAGTCACCGTCGTATTCTGCATGCAGCTGATGCAACCGGTAAAGCAGTACAAACCACGCTTATCGACCGCGTAAAAGAGCACGAAAACATTTTATTGCTTGAACGCTATAATGCAATTGACCTAATCACCGATGAAAAACTGAATAACACAGGCAAACGCTGCCACGGTTTATATGTTTGGAATCGCATTACCGAACAAGTTGAAATTATTAGTGCTCGCTTTATCGCACTTGCCACAGGTGGCGCCAGCAAAGTCTATCTATATACATCAAACCCTGATGTTTCTAGTGGTGACGGCATTGCAATGGCGTGGCGTGCAGGCTGCCGTGTCGCCAATATGGAATTTAACCAATTTCACCCAACCAGTTTGTATCACCCTGAATTACAAAACTTTTTAATTACTGAAGCTATGCGTGGCGAAGGGGCGTACTTAAAACGCCCTGATGGTTCACGCTTTATGCCTGATTTTGATGAGCGCGCCGAACTTGCGCCTCGCGATGTAGTTGCGCGCGCCATCGATTATGAAATGAAGCGCCTTGGCGCTAACTGCGTATATCTCGATATCAGCCATAAAGATAAAAACTTTATTATCGACCACTTCCCCACTATTTACGCAAAATGCTTAAGTGTTGGCCTCGATATTACCAAAGAAGCAATTCCTGTGGTTCCAGCAGCCCATTATACCTGTGGCGGCGTAATGACCGACTTTAATGGCAAAACCGACTTAGATAATCTTTATGCCATTGGCGAAGTCGCTTATACGGGCCTGCACGGCGCTAACCGCATGGCGAGTAATTCACTGCTTGAGTGCATCGTATTTGCGCAAGCTGCCGCCAAAGATATTATGGCAAAGCTTAATTCAGAACATAGTGCACCAAGCATTCCAAACTGGGATGAAAGTCGTGTGACAAATTCTGATGAAGAAATTGTGATTACTCACAACTGGCACGAACTGCGTTTATTTATGTGGGATTACGTTGGTATTGTTCGCACCACCAAGCGCCTAGAACGAGCGCTTCGTCGCATAGAGTTACTGCAACAAGAAATTGATGAGTACTACACTAATTTTAGAGTGAGTAATAATTTATTGGAGCTGCGTAACCTAGTTCAAGTGTCTGAGCTCATTATTCGCAGTGCGCTTGAACGAAAAGAAAGCCGCGGTCTGCACTATACCCTTGATTACCCAAATCAAACGGAAAACCCAACGCCTACCGTGCTACACAAAAACGCATCAACTTAA
- a CDS encoding SoxR reducing system RseC family protein — protein MIEKTFTVAKVDNTLVTFALPKPQACSGCDGKCGSLTFAKLFANKRSELTIVSDAALEVGQKVDLTLDDSHVIKMSLWTYIVPLLLALVFTIVAAHVFVVSEGWQILSAMLGGYTGFLLAKAKQTGLKNRIKIKKIHPISLPITQINGD, from the coding sequence ATGATTGAAAAAACGTTTACGGTGGCCAAAGTAGATAATACTTTGGTCACTTTTGCATTACCTAAACCCCAAGCATGCAGTGGTTGTGATGGTAAATGCGGCTCGCTTACCTTTGCTAAACTATTTGCTAATAAACGTTCAGAACTTACGATTGTAAGTGATGCTGCCCTTGAAGTCGGGCAAAAAGTCGATTTAACCTTAGATGATTCTCATGTCATTAAAATGTCGTTGTGGACGTACATCGTGCCTTTGCTGCTTGCTTTAGTGTTTACCATAGTTGCGGCACATGTTTTTGTTGTTAGTGAAGGGTGGCAAATTTTATCTGCAATGCTAGGCGGTTATACGGGGTTTTTGCTAGCAAAAGCGAAGCAAACGGGCCTTAAAAATCGCATTAAAATAAAAAAAATTCACCCAATCAGCTTACCAATCACGCAAATTAATGGTGATTAG
- the lepA gene encoding translation elongation factor 4, which yields MKHIRNFSIIAHIDHGKSTLSDRLIQVCGGLSDREMQQQVLDSMDLERERGITIKAQSVTLNYTANDGETYQLNFIDTPGHVDFTYEVSRSLAACEGALLVVDAGQGVEAQTVANCYTAIEMDLEVLAILNKIDLPQADPDRVSEEIEDIVGIDATGATQCSAKTGLGIDAVLEDIVKNIPPPEGDPEKPLQALIIDSWFDPYQGVVSLVRIKHGELKKGDKIQIMSNGQVHIADKVGIFTPKQTETGTLRTGEVGFVIAGIKDIHGAPVGDTITLQRQPADAPLPGFQKVKPQVYAGMYPISSDEYESFRDALSKLSLNDASLFYEPENSTALGFGFRCGFLGMLHMEIIQERLEREYDMDLITTAPTVVYEIVEKGGNVIHIDNPSDLPPVGNIEEIREPIVEANILVPQEYLGNVITLCVEKRGMQTKMAYHGNQVAITYEMPMGEVVMDFFDKLKSTSRGFASLDYNFKHFQPADMVRVDILINGDRVDALAIICHRDASQSRGRQLAEALKELIPRQMFDIAIQATIGGHVIARTTVKQLRKNVIAKCYGGDVSRKKKLLQKQKEGKKRMKQLGNVEVPQDAFLAILKVGK from the coding sequence ATGAAGCACATTCGTAACTTTTCTATTATTGCCCACATTGATCACGGTAAATCGACTTTATCGGATCGTTTAATCCAAGTCTGTGGTGGTTTATCTGATCGCGAAATGCAACAGCAGGTACTGGATTCAATGGACCTTGAGCGTGAGCGTGGTATTACCATTAAAGCGCAAAGTGTTACGCTAAACTACACTGCTAACGATGGCGAAACATACCAACTAAACTTTATCGACACACCCGGACACGTTGACTTTACCTATGAAGTTTCGCGTTCATTAGCAGCGTGTGAAGGTGCATTATTAGTAGTTGATGCTGGTCAAGGTGTAGAAGCACAAACAGTTGCTAACTGTTACACCGCAATTGAAATGGATCTAGAAGTACTCGCAATTCTAAATAAAATCGACCTACCGCAAGCTGATCCTGACCGCGTGTCGGAAGAAATTGAAGATATCGTAGGTATCGATGCAACGGGTGCAACCCAATGTAGTGCAAAAACAGGTCTAGGTATCGACGCGGTACTTGAAGACATTGTTAAAAATATTCCACCACCAGAAGGTGATCCAGAAAAGCCATTACAAGCGCTGATTATCGATTCATGGTTTGACCCATACCAAGGCGTAGTATCACTTGTGCGTATTAAACACGGCGAGCTGAAAAAAGGCGATAAAATCCAGATCATGTCAAATGGTCAAGTTCACATCGCCGACAAAGTAGGTATCTTCACGCCAAAACAAACTGAAACGGGCACGTTAAGAACGGGTGAAGTAGGTTTTGTTATCGCGGGTATTAAAGATATTCACGGTGCACCAGTAGGTGATACCATCACCTTGCAACGTCAGCCAGCTGATGCTCCATTACCGGGTTTCCAAAAGGTAAAACCGCAAGTGTATGCGGGTATGTACCCAATTTCATCAGACGAATATGAAAGCTTCCGTGATGCGCTATCAAAACTAAGCTTAAACGATGCGTCGTTATTCTATGAGCCTGAAAACTCAACAGCACTTGGTTTTGGTTTCCGTTGTGGCTTCTTGGGTATGCTACACATGGAAATTATCCAAGAGCGTTTAGAGCGCGAATATGACATGGACCTTATTACTACTGCACCAACGGTAGTGTATGAGATTGTTGAAAAGGGCGGTAACGTTATTCACATCGATAACCCGTCTGATTTACCGCCAGTTGGTAATATTGAAGAAATTCGCGAGCCAATCGTTGAAGCAAATATTCTTGTGCCGCAAGAGTACCTTGGTAACGTAATTACCCTGTGCGTTGAAAAACGCGGTATGCAAACAAAAATGGCTTATCACGGCAACCAAGTAGCGATTACTTACGAAATGCCAATGGGTGAAGTAGTAATGGACTTCTTTGATAAATTGAAGTCAACCAGCCGTGGTTTCGCATCTCTTGATTATAACTTTAAGCATTTCCAACCAGCCGATATGGTTCGCGTTGATATTCTTATCAATGGTGACCGTGTTGATGCACTGGCAATTATTTGTCACCGTGATGCATCTCAATCACGTGGTCGTCAATTAGCAGAAGCATTAAAAGAGCTTATTCCGCGTCAGATGTTCGATATTGCGATTCAAGCAACCATTGGCGGGCACGTAATTGCACGTACTACTGTAAAACAACTTCGTAAAAACGTAATCGCGAAGTGTTACGGTGGTGACGTATCACGTAAGAAAAAGCTATTACAAAAACAAAAAGAAGGTAAAAAGCGTATGAAACAACTCGGTAATGTTGAAGTACCTCAAGACGCCTTCCTAGCCATTTTGAAAGTGGGCAAGTAA
- a CDS encoding MucB/RseB C-terminal domain-containing protein has product MRIFVVLAWLVVALPSFASEPNEAKQLLLEMANTVKNSNFTASFVVVKGRNNIEPYAWRHANYKGTELEHLSLLDGAGVEMLRVGNVVTYFEPQNPPYSLNSSSLAGPIPSIIFNDISELEPNYHFAIGGKSRISGRVAQLVRIESKDQAKFNYWLWLDEHSKLPLKTAYVSAAGEIVEQLQMTNVSFSEQPSVELIEMSQQNLPAPVTAVKEEQSIETWQVDAMPAGFALVKSERQTLNLNGELADYYLYSDGLIEVSVFIQRPLASNSRSKALSAGATTVFIHQAPGYEVSVIGQLPPMTAKLVAESVQRAN; this is encoded by the coding sequence ATGCGAATATTCGTTGTCTTAGCTTGGCTTGTAGTTGCGTTGCCAAGCTTTGCTTCTGAACCTAATGAAGCGAAACAGCTTTTATTAGAAATGGCCAATACGGTCAAAAACAGTAACTTTACCGCCTCGTTTGTAGTTGTAAAAGGGCGAAATAATATAGAACCTTACGCGTGGCGACATGCAAATTACAAAGGCACTGAACTCGAGCACTTAAGTCTACTCGACGGTGCGGGTGTTGAAATGTTGCGTGTTGGCAATGTAGTTACCTACTTTGAGCCACAAAACCCACCTTATTCTTTAAACAGCTCGTCTTTAGCTGGCCCGATCCCAAGTATTATTTTTAACGATATCAGTGAGCTGGAACCGAATTATCACTTTGCAATTGGTGGCAAGTCACGGATATCAGGTCGTGTAGCACAATTGGTGCGCATCGAATCTAAAGACCAAGCAAAATTCAACTACTGGTTGTGGCTTGATGAACACTCAAAACTGCCACTAAAAACTGCCTATGTGTCGGCCGCTGGCGAAATTGTTGAACAGCTGCAAATGACTAACGTTAGTTTTAGTGAACAACCGAGTGTTGAACTTATCGAAATGAGTCAGCAAAATCTACCTGCGCCAGTAACCGCTGTTAAAGAAGAGCAAAGTATTGAAACATGGCAAGTTGATGCGATGCCTGCAGGTTTCGCACTGGTAAAATCAGAGCGTCAAACGTTAAACTTAAACGGTGAGCTTGCCGATTACTATCTTTACAGTGACGGGTTAATTGAAGTGTCGGTCTTTATTCAAAGACCGCTTGCTAGTAATAGTCGTAGCAAAGCGCTTTCGGCAGGTGCTACAACGGTATTTATTCATCAAGCACCAGGCTATGAAGTCTCTGTGATTGGTCAATTGCCGCCAATGACTGCTAAACTAGTAGCAGAATCAGTTCAACGCGCTAACTAA